A region from the Paenibacillus humicola genome encodes:
- a CDS encoding FG-GAP repeat domain-containing protein produces MNRLKRIGRRGPLVLAGLIVLLSATGCEYTSTPSELLINPRLTPENAELASAVQDALPPRSKLSLPDRSDTTSAVSKIDLDGDGEMEAVVTFAGENDKHQVMALKKRANGWKPWFTFAESSVYGIDFMRTEDMDGDGVPEVLIGWNEYGEPEHMLDIYHVPKDASADSVPRPIGELPYEIMNTGDVNGDGHDELALVNLNRDNLKAAVTIESVTGSTVRKLASAPLNGSVNGYTQLAAGKIAPARYGLLTYAGIGAHSTSASMLVWNDGSLVQVSGDQEGLTPEDVASETPNNDINGDGIIDLHVRRAAPGQPVDISFADMLWIDRYLQWNGAGKFEIVEERYEDGDKGFSVRIPAGWKGHYTVRRPTDPDAGAIAFDYYDTASNRRAELFRIRTVAAGEWKDAEEDQQDRSDRYAVLAKASGLVYEAIWDEPPADWPEEAAAAFKQMQPGEAALRQQFALLPET; encoded by the coding sequence ATGAATCGACTGAAGCGAATCGGGCGCCGGGGGCCGCTCGTGCTTGCAGGGCTGATCGTGCTGCTGTCCGCAACGGGCTGCGAGTACACGTCGACGCCTTCGGAGCTGCTGATCAACCCTCGGCTGACCCCGGAAAATGCGGAGCTGGCTTCCGCCGTGCAGGATGCGCTGCCTCCGCGTTCGAAGCTGTCGCTTCCGGACCGGTCGGATACGACCTCGGCGGTAAGCAAGATTGATTTGGACGGAGACGGGGAGATGGAGGCGGTTGTCACCTTTGCGGGCGAGAACGACAAGCATCAGGTGATGGCGCTGAAGAAGCGGGCGAACGGCTGGAAGCCATGGTTTACGTTTGCCGAATCGTCTGTGTACGGCATCGATTTTATGCGTACGGAAGATATGGACGGCGACGGCGTCCCCGAAGTGCTGATCGGATGGAACGAATATGGGGAACCCGAGCATATGCTGGATATTTATCATGTACCGAAGGATGCGTCCGCCGATTCGGTCCCCCGTCCCATAGGCGAACTGCCGTACGAAATAATGAATACGGGCGATGTGAACGGAGACGGCCATGATGAGCTTGCCCTCGTCAACCTGAACCGCGACAATTTAAAAGCAGCCGTAACCATTGAAAGCGTGACGGGCTCCACCGTCCGCAAGCTCGCATCCGCGCCGCTAAACGGCTCGGTGAACGGCTATACGCAGCTTGCGGCGGGCAAAATCGCTCCCGCCCGTTACGGCCTGCTGACCTATGCGGGAATCGGGGCGCATTCGACCTCGGCGTCGATGCTTGTATGGAATGACGGCTCGCTGGTTCAGGTGTCCGGCGATCAGGAAGGCTTGACGCCGGAGGATGTCGCTTCGGAGACGCCGAATAACGACATTAACGGCGACGGCATTATCGACCTTCATGTCCGCCGGGCCGCGCCCGGCCAGCCCGTTGACATTTCCTTTGCCGATATGCTCTGGATCGACCGCTATTTGCAGTGGAACGGGGCCGGAAAATTCGAGATTGTCGAAGAACGGTATGAGGACGGAGACAAAGGCTTTTCGGTGCGGATTCCCGCCGGGTGGAAGGGGCATTATACGGTGCGCCGCCCTACCGATCCGGATGCCGGAGCGATTGCGTTCGATTATTACGATACGGCATCCAACCGGCGCGCGGAGCTGTTCCGGATCCGGACCGTCGCGGCGGGGGAATGGAAGGACGCCGAGGAAGACCAGCAGGACCGGTCGGACCGTTATGCGGTGCTGGCGAAAGCGTCCGGCCTCGTCTACGAAGCGATTTGGGACGAGCCTCCGGCGGACTGGCCGGAAGAGGCGGCAGCGGCGTTTAAACAGATGCAGCCGGGCGAAGCGGCGCTGCGGCAGCAGTTCGCGCTGCTGCCGGAAACATAA
- the purD gene encoding phosphoribosylamine--glycine ligase, producing the protein MRIMVIGGGGREHAIVWALAKSDKVKQIYCAPGNAGIAELAECVPIPVNRFADLIQFATDHAVDLVVVGPDDPLADGIVDAFEERGIPIFGPRKNAAEIEGSKIFMKNLLKKYGIPTAKYETFTDFETALAYLREQSAPIVVKADGLAAGKGVTVAYTIEEAEQALRDMMVGKVFGESGGRVVIEEFLEGQEMSILSFVDGETVRPMVPAQDHKPVFDGDKGPNTGGMGTYSPLPHIDPAIVEAAIKTIIEPTARAMVSEGRPFRGVLFAGLMITKDGGVKTIEFNARMGDPETQVVLPRLKTDLVDIILAALNGRLDQLDIQWSDEAAVCVIAASEGYPGPYPKGRAIEGLEAAKAQGALVFHAGTSEQDGEVVTSGGRVLGIVGLGADIAEARARAYEAVSAVHFGGMHVRTDIAAKALKG; encoded by the coding sequence GTGCGTATAATGGTGATCGGCGGAGGCGGCCGCGAGCATGCGATCGTATGGGCGCTTGCCAAAAGCGATAAAGTGAAGCAAATCTACTGTGCGCCGGGCAACGCGGGCATCGCGGAGCTGGCGGAGTGCGTGCCGATTCCGGTAAACCGTTTCGCCGATCTGATCCAATTCGCGACCGATCATGCGGTCGATCTCGTCGTGGTCGGACCGGACGACCCGCTGGCGGACGGCATCGTCGATGCGTTCGAAGAGCGGGGCATTCCGATCTTCGGTCCGCGCAAAAACGCGGCGGAAATCGAAGGCAGCAAAATTTTCATGAAAAATCTGCTGAAAAAATACGGCATCCCGACGGCGAAATACGAGACGTTCACCGATTTCGAAACGGCGCTCGCTTACCTGCGCGAGCAGTCCGCGCCGATCGTCGTGAAGGCGGACGGCCTTGCGGCGGGCAAGGGCGTCACCGTCGCCTATACGATCGAAGAAGCGGAGCAGGCGCTGCGCGACATGATGGTCGGCAAGGTGTTCGGGGAATCCGGCGGCCGCGTCGTCATCGAGGAGTTTCTCGAGGGGCAGGAAATGTCCATTCTGTCCTTCGTCGACGGGGAGACGGTCCGCCCGATGGTGCCGGCCCAGGATCATAAGCCGGTCTTCGACGGCGACAAAGGGCCGAACACCGGCGGTATGGGTACTTATTCGCCGCTGCCGCACATCGATCCGGCGATCGTGGAAGCCGCGATCAAGACGATTATCGAGCCGACGGCGCGGGCGATGGTAAGCGAGGGCCGCCCGTTCCGGGGCGTCCTGTTTGCCGGACTCATGATAACGAAGGACGGCGGCGTGAAAACGATCGAGTTCAACGCCCGCATGGGCGACCCGGAGACACAGGTTGTCCTGCCGCGGCTGAAAACCGATCTCGTGGACATCATACTCGCCGCGCTGAACGGACGTCTGGACCAGCTCGACATCCAGTGGAGCGACGAAGCTGCGGTATGCGTCATCGCCGCGTCGGAAGGCTACCCCGGCCCGTACCCGAAAGGCCGCGCGATCGAAGGGCTGGAAGCGGCCAAAGCGCAAGGCGCGCTGGTCTTCCACGCCGGCACGTCGGAGCAGGACGGAGAGGTCGTCACGAGCGGCGGCCGCGTGCTCGGCATCGTCGGCCTCGGCGCCGATATCGCGGAGGCGCGCGCCCGGGCGTATGAAGCGGTATCCGCGGTCCATTTCGGCGGTATGCACGTCCGCACGGATATCGCCGCGAAAGCGCTGAAGGGTTAA
- a CDS encoding winged helix-turn-helix domain-containing protein, protein MPGASGQAAGRGPASSEAAGPQAPGAAAGAVPASAEPGIPGAAAEPTASGEAGATPSPAAGRGTELRSGPFRLSEAQRRLWKDGAEIVLTPTEWTLVRLLMERAGEGLSRDEILNAVWGRHFVGDLKIVDVNIRRIRQKLEDEPSEPKYIETLWGYGYRWERSE, encoded by the coding sequence ATGCCGGGCGCGTCGGGACAAGCCGCCGGCCGCGGCCCGGCCTCGAGCGAGGCGGCGGGCCCACAGGCGCCGGGGGCCGCAGCAGGGGCGGTGCCCGCGTCGGCGGAGCCGGGCATACCGGGCGCGGCGGCGGAGCCGACCGCCTCCGGCGAAGCCGGGGCAACGCCGTCGCCGGCGGCCGGGCGCGGAACGGAGCTGCGCTCCGGGCCGTTCCGCTTGTCCGAGGCGCAGCGGCGGCTGTGGAAGGACGGCGCCGAAATCGTGCTGACGCCGACCGAATGGACGCTCGTGCGGCTGCTGATGGAACGCGCTGGCGAGGGCCTGAGTCGCGACGAGATTTTGAACGCCGTGTGGGGGCGCCATTTTGTCGGGGATCTGAAAATCGTTGACGTCAACATCCGGCGCATCCGGCAAAAGCTCGAGGACGAGCCGTCGGAGCCGAAATATATTGAGACGCTGTGGGGTTACGGATACCGGTGGGAACGGAGCGAATGA
- a CDS encoding polysaccharide deacetylase family protein: MRKRRLKRRAWPWKMLLFIVGLTILSAAGTREAVHAWPHLWTGLSGSGQQASLPNGGEAAASQASGAASAISRGGASASDQVTGNAGAPQQTAAKPAVVHAIARLDKPTVKPAVYKAKPGSKLVALTFDDGPDNRYTPQILDILKKANVHATFFTVGTQVKKYPAIMKRIIQEGNEIGNHSYHHPDLSKLPDTKIVNELMWTDTLIKRSAGIVPDLVRAPYGAVSPSLKAIAMENGRTLVGWTVDTRDWAGDSVPAMRLNVDRNTHPGGIILMHCFGGKHIKNTPVLLPLIIKDLQSKGYTFVTVDQLLAAKAKGSAQA; encoded by the coding sequence ATGAGAAAACGTCGCTTAAAAAGGCGGGCATGGCCCTGGAAAATGCTGTTGTTTATCGTCGGTTTGACGATCCTCTCGGCGGCGGGCACACGGGAGGCGGTTCATGCCTGGCCGCATCTATGGACGGGATTGTCCGGCAGCGGGCAGCAAGCTTCGCTGCCGAATGGCGGGGAAGCTGCCGCGTCCCAGGCTTCGGGAGCGGCGTCCGCCATTTCGCGAGGCGGCGCGTCCGCCTCGGACCAAGTCACCGGAAACGCCGGCGCGCCGCAGCAGACGGCCGCGAAGCCCGCAGTGGTACACGCGATCGCCCGGCTCGACAAGCCGACCGTCAAGCCGGCCGTTTACAAGGCGAAGCCGGGAAGCAAGCTCGTGGCGCTGACGTTCGACGACGGGCCGGATAACCGGTATACGCCGCAGATTTTGGACATTTTGAAGAAAGCCAACGTTCATGCGACATTTTTTACGGTCGGTACGCAGGTGAAGAAGTATCCCGCGATCATGAAACGGATCATTCAGGAAGGGAATGAAATCGGCAATCATTCCTACCATCATCCCGACCTGTCCAAGCTGCCGGATACGAAAATCGTGAACGAGCTCATGTGGACGGACACGCTGATTAAGCGGTCTGCCGGGATCGTGCCGGATTTGGTCCGCGCCCCGTACGGGGCGGTCTCGCCGAGCCTGAAGGCGATCGCCATGGAGAACGGACGGACGCTTGTCGGCTGGACGGTCGATACCCGGGACTGGGCGGGCGATTCGGTGCCGGCCATGCGCCTTAACGTCGACCGGAATACGCATCCGGGCGGCATTATTTTAATGCATTGTTTCGGAGGGAAACATATTAAGAATACGCCGGTGCTGCTTCCGCTCATCATTAAAGACCTGCAGAGCAAAGGCTACACGTTCGTCACCGTCGACCAGCTTCTGGCGGCGAAGGCGAAAGGCAGCGCGCAGGCGTAG
- a CDS encoding sensor histidine kinase, translated as MGSLRTRMVWSYGVLILLVVVLLGGMFVTLVWNYYYGSAQSAVLQRAETEAALHDRNIAYDSMHDMSSYMLQNMTEGSSRLQLLDAEGHLVVDSDGLAGDGKPLSTPDVVRAMNGDQGVWRGINPATQERIVAVTLPVERDSRVVAMFRYTASLERVDAIVRSMIWTSVLVGAVVVLLFFTMSVWLAGRIARPIRNLTRVAEQMAEGDWTRRVRIANRDEIGRLAEMLNTMASELTRREQLKNDFISSISHELRTPLTSIKGWSETLARDPSDPEELQLGLTVIDRETDRLAGLVEDLLDFSKLYAKNIVLHPEALDVMKPVRETMRQFEARGQREGIQLTAVYGEGPLMVEADANRLKQVLINVIDNAFKFTPAGGTVTVKADEEAGRARIAVIDSGSGIVPEDLPHVTDKFYKGESHRSGSGLGLAICKEIVELHGGELRIDSQLGKGTAVTVRLPLINKEPAEPIAERQE; from the coding sequence ATGGGCAGCCTTCGCACACGCATGGTATGGAGCTACGGCGTTCTGATCCTGCTCGTCGTCGTCCTGCTCGGCGGCATGTTTGTGACGCTCGTGTGGAATTACTACTACGGAAGCGCGCAAAGCGCGGTGCTGCAGCGGGCGGAGACGGAAGCGGCGCTGCATGACCGCAACATCGCCTACGATTCGATGCACGACATGTCCAGCTACATGCTGCAAAATATGACCGAAGGCAGCTCGCGCCTTCAGCTGCTCGACGCCGAAGGGCATCTCGTCGTGGACAGCGACGGACTCGCGGGCGACGGCAAGCCGCTGTCGACACCGGACGTCGTCCGGGCGATGAACGGCGACCAGGGCGTCTGGCGCGGCATCAATCCTGCGACGCAGGAGCGGATCGTCGCCGTAACGCTGCCCGTCGAGCGGGACAGCCGCGTCGTCGCCATGTTCCGCTACACGGCGTCGCTCGAACGGGTCGACGCCATCGTGCGCAGCATGATATGGACGTCGGTGCTGGTCGGCGCCGTCGTCGTGCTCCTTTTCTTCACGATGAGCGTCTGGCTTGCGGGCCGGATCGCCCGCCCGATCCGCAATTTGACGCGCGTGGCCGAGCAGATGGCCGAAGGCGACTGGACGCGCCGCGTGAGGATCGCCAACCGCGATGAAATCGGGCGGCTTGCCGAAATGCTCAATACGATGGCATCGGAGCTGACCCGGCGCGAGCAGCTGAAAAACGATTTTATTTCGTCGATTTCCCATGAGCTGCGCACGCCGCTCACTTCCATCAAGGGCTGGAGCGAAACGCTGGCCCGCGATCCGTCCGATCCCGAGGAGCTGCAGCTGGGCCTTACGGTCATCGACCGGGAAACGGACCGGCTGGCCGGGCTGGTGGAAGACCTGCTCGATTTCTCCAAGCTGTATGCCAAAAATATCGTGCTTCATCCCGAAGCGCTCGACGTCATGAAGCCGGTGCGGGAAACGATGCGCCAATTCGAAGCGAGGGGACAGCGGGAAGGCATCCAATTAACGGCCGTATACGGCGAAGGACCGCTGATGGTGGAAGCGGACGCCAATCGGCTGAAGCAGGTGCTGATTAACGTCATCGACAACGCCTTCAAATTTACGCCGGCCGGCGGGACCGTGACGGTAAAGGCGGATGAGGAAGCCGGCCGGGCGCGTATCGCCGTGATCGATTCCGGCAGCGGGATCGTACCGGAGGATTTGCCCCACGTGACGGATAAATTTTATAAAGGCGAAAGCCACCGTTCGGGCAGCGGACTTGGTCTTGCGATCTGCAAGGAGAT
- the purH gene encoding bifunctional phosphoribosylaminoimidazolecarboxamide formyltransferase/IMP cyclohydrolase: protein MAIRRALISVSDKTGIVEFSRALAGLGVQIISTGGTASLLQKEGVPVVGISDVTGFPEILDGRVKTLHPAVHSGLLAVRDDEEHQKAMKELGLDYIDLVVVNLYPFAATIAKPDVTYEDAIENIDIGGPTMLRSAAKNHAFVTVVVDAADYEAVLGEIRADGDTTLETRKRLAAKVFRHTGAYDALISDYLSKLQGDPLPERYTVTYEKVQDLRYGENPHQRAAFYRKPLASPGNITTAEQLHGKELSYNNINDANAALAIVKEFDEPAVVAVKHMNPCGVGIGKDIHEAYQKAYAADPTSIFGGIVAANRTIGAETAQLLSEIFLEIILAPDFTPEALEILTKKKNIRLLKLGEFESAQERKADWLVTSVDGGMLVQESDVHSLSESELKVVTGRKPTEEELKQLLFGWKVVKHVKSNAILLAKDSMTIGVGAGQMNRVGAAQIAIAQAGDNARGAVLASDAFFPMGDTLELAAKAGITAVIQPGGSVRDEESIAVANANNIAMVFTGVRHFKH from the coding sequence GTGGCAATTCGAAGAGCGTTAATCAGTGTATCGGACAAGACGGGTATTGTGGAGTTTTCCCGCGCGCTTGCGGGACTCGGCGTGCAAATCATTTCGACGGGCGGAACGGCAAGCCTGCTGCAGAAGGAAGGCGTGCCGGTCGTCGGCATTTCCGACGTCACGGGCTTCCCGGAAATTCTCGACGGCCGCGTCAAAACGCTTCATCCGGCCGTGCACAGCGGCCTGCTCGCGGTCCGCGACGACGAGGAGCACCAGAAGGCGATGAAGGAGCTCGGCCTCGATTACATCGACCTCGTGGTCGTCAACCTGTATCCGTTCGCGGCGACGATCGCGAAACCGGACGTGACGTACGAGGATGCGATCGAGAACATCGATATCGGCGGTCCGACCATGCTGCGTTCCGCCGCGAAAAATCACGCGTTCGTCACCGTTGTCGTCGACGCGGCGGACTATGAAGCCGTGCTTGGAGAAATCCGGGCGGACGGCGATACGACGCTCGAGACGCGCAAACGGCTGGCGGCGAAAGTATTCCGCCACACCGGCGCCTACGATGCGCTCATTTCCGATTACCTGTCCAAGCTGCAGGGCGATCCGCTGCCGGAGCGCTATACCGTCACGTACGAGAAGGTTCAGGATTTGCGCTACGGCGAGAACCCGCACCAGCGGGCGGCGTTTTACCGCAAGCCGCTGGCCTCGCCCGGCAACATTACGACGGCGGAGCAGCTGCACGGCAAAGAGCTGTCCTACAACAACATTAACGACGCGAACGCGGCGCTCGCCATCGTCAAAGAATTCGACGAGCCGGCCGTCGTGGCCGTCAAGCATATGAACCCGTGCGGCGTCGGCATCGGCAAGGATATCCACGAAGCGTACCAGAAGGCGTATGCTGCCGACCCGACGTCGATTTTCGGCGGCATCGTCGCGGCGAACCGCACGATCGGCGCGGAGACGGCGCAGCTGCTGAGCGAGATTTTCCTGGAAATTATTTTAGCCCCGGATTTCACGCCGGAAGCGCTCGAGATTTTGACGAAGAAGAAAAACATCCGCCTGCTGAAGCTCGGCGAGTTCGAATCGGCCCAGGAGCGCAAAGCCGACTGGCTCGTGACGAGCGTCGACGGCGGCATGCTCGTTCAGGAAAGCGACGTGCACAGCCTGTCCGAAAGCGAGCTGAAGGTCGTGACCGGCCGCAAGCCGACCGAGGAGGAGCTGAAGCAGCTGCTGTTCGGCTGGAAGGTCGTGAAGCACGTGAAGTCGAACGCGATTTTGCTGGCGAAGGACAGCATGACGATCGGCGTCGGCGCCGGTCAAATGAACCGTGTCGGCGCGGCGCAAATCGCCATTGCCCAGGCGGGCGACAACGCGCGCGGCGCGGTGCTGGCCTCCGACGCGTTCTTCCCGATGGGCGACACGCTGGAGCTGGCGGCCAAAGCCGGCATTACCGCGGTCATCCAGCCGGGCGGCTCGGTGCGCGACGAGGAATCGATCGCCGTGGCCAATGCGAACAATATCGCGATGGTGTTCACGGGCGTGCGCCATTTTAAACATTAG